A section of the Clostridium omnivorum genome encodes:
- the murI gene encoding glutamate racemase has product MDERKKAIGFFDSGIGGLSVLKEAIRLLPSEDFIYFGDSINAPYGTRPVDEVKELTFKAVDFLIAKGVKAIVIACNTATSAAIDDLRSKYSPMSIIGIEPAVKPAVELRKPGKILIMATPMTLAEAKFNTLLKSYESEADIVPVPCAGLAEIVEEGNLSGEVVNCYLKDKLAPFINEPISSVVLGCTHYPFVKGEIVSILKEDITIIDGSLGTAKQLKRKLASSRLLNEAAHKGTVTIINSLNSEDILKLSYKLLT; this is encoded by the coding sequence GTGGATGAAAGAAAGAAAGCTATAGGTTTTTTTGATTCAGGAATAGGCGGATTAAGTGTTTTAAAAGAAGCAATTAGACTTCTTCCCAGTGAAGATTTTATATATTTTGGAGATTCTATAAATGCTCCTTATGGTACTAGACCCGTTGATGAGGTAAAGGAATTAACCTTTAAAGCTGTGGATTTTCTTATAGCAAAAGGTGTAAAGGCCATAGTTATAGCCTGCAACACTGCTACTAGTGCTGCAATAGATGACTTAAGATCCAAATACAGCCCTATGTCTATTATAGGCATCGAACCTGCTGTTAAACCTGCCGTTGAGCTAAGAAAGCCAGGAAAAATATTAATAATGGCTACACCTATGACCCTAGCTGAAGCAAAGTTTAACACTCTTCTTAAAAGCTATGAATCCGAGGCTGATATAGTGCCCGTGCCTTGCGCAGGTCTCGCAGAAATTGTAGAAGAGGGAAATTTATCTGGCGAGGTTGTTAATTGCTACTTAAAGGATAAATTGGCACCCTTTATAAATGAGCCCATAAGCTCTGTGGTACTTGGCTGTACTCATTATCCTTTTGTAAAAGGTGAGATTGTAAGCATTTTAAAAGAAGACATTACAATTATTGATGGGAGCCTCGGAACTGCTAAACAGTTAAAACGTAAACTCGCTTCTTCTAGATTACTAAACGAAGCTGCTCATAAGGGTACTGTAACAATAATAAATTCTTTAAATTCTGAAGATATATTAAAATTAAGCTATAAGCTTTTAACATAG
- a CDS encoding zinc ribbon domain-containing protein, which yields MPFKDSLSKLSEYLEVGAENVAKKSGELIEVSKINMEISSEEKKAYELYAKIGKKIYKRYIEGMEVDKDFISKCKEIEDIEKDIKELKERKLRAKEMKNCRHCYCEMKAEDNYCPRCGKKQ from the coding sequence ATGCCTTTTAAAGATAGTCTATCAAAATTGTCTGAGTACTTGGAAGTTGGAGCAGAGAATGTTGCTAAAAAGTCAGGTGAGCTGATTGAAGTTTCTAAAATAAATATGGAAATATCCTCAGAAGAAAAAAAGGCTTACGAGTTATATGCTAAGATTGGTAAAAAGATATATAAAAGATATATAGAAGGAATGGAAGTAGATAAGGATTTTATATCTAAGTGTAAGGAAATAGAGGATATAGAAAAGGATATAAAGGAACTTAAAGAAAGAAAGCTTAGGGCTAAGGAAATGAAAAACTGCAGGCATTGCTATTGTGAGATGAAAGCTGAGGACAACTATTGCCCTAGATGTGGTAAAAAACAATAA
- the aroB gene encoding 3-dehydroquinate synthase, translating to MHSITVNLTSNNYPIYIDSGLLEHIGDQIKKIYKGKKIAIITDSNVDKLYGNILETSLSKENFIIKKVVIAPGEKSKSFDTLKYVSEEILGFEITRGDLILTVGGGVVGDLGGFAASILLRGISFIQIPTTLLAQIDSSVGGKVAINSAKGKNLIGSFYQPKAVFIDPSLLKTLSERQFNDGLGEVIKYGAIKDENLFSNLLQYESKEDLLKNIDEIIYTCCNIKARIVEQDEKDLGERMLLNFGHTIGHGIEKQFNYETFTHGESVSIGMCIITKNSERLGITEKGTSELLEKLVKKYNLPCTVPDMNMEQMLKAIKLDKKNINDALNIILIKKIGCGFIKNIAASDIKKYIQCL from the coding sequence GTGCATTCAATTACAGTTAATCTTACCTCTAATAATTATCCCATATACATAGATAGCGGTCTTTTAGAACATATTGGAGATCAAATAAAAAAAATATACAAAGGTAAAAAAATTGCTATTATCACCGATTCAAACGTAGATAAACTATATGGAAATATACTAGAAACAAGTCTTAGCAAAGAAAACTTCATAATAAAAAAAGTAGTCATTGCACCAGGTGAAAAGAGCAAATCCTTTGATACCCTTAAGTATGTAAGCGAAGAAATTTTAGGATTTGAAATCACAAGGGGAGATTTAATTCTCACTGTTGGTGGTGGAGTTGTAGGAGATTTAGGCGGCTTTGCTGCTTCTATTTTACTTCGTGGTATTTCTTTTATTCAAATTCCTACAACGCTGCTAGCACAAATAGATAGTAGTGTAGGCGGAAAAGTAGCAATTAATTCTGCTAAGGGAAAAAATTTAATAGGAAGCTTTTATCAACCAAAAGCTGTTTTTATAGATCCCTCCTTATTAAAAACTCTCAGCGAAAGACAATTTAATGATGGCTTAGGTGAAGTCATAAAATACGGTGCTATTAAAGATGAAAATTTATTTAGCAATCTTTTGCAATACGAATCTAAAGAAGACTTACTCAAAAATATAGATGAGATAATTTACACTTGCTGCAATATAAAAGCCCGAATTGTAGAGCAGGATGAAAAGGATCTTGGAGAAAGAATGCTTTTGAACTTTGGCCACACAATAGGTCACGGAATAGAAAAACAGTTTAATTACGAAACTTTTACCCATGGAGAGTCGGTTTCCATAGGAATGTGTATAATAACCAAAAACAGCGAGCGCCTTGGAATTACTGAAAAAGGCACTTCAGAGCTTTTAGAAAAGCTAGTAAAAAAGTACAATTTACCCTGCACTGTGCCTGACATGAATATGGAACAAATGCTAAAGGCTATTAAACTAGACAAAAAGAATATAAATGATGCACTGAATATTATTTTAATAAAAAAAATAGGCTGTGGCTTTATAAAAAATATAGCTGCCAGTGATATTAAAAAATATATTCAATGCTTATAG
- a CDS encoding glutamine synthetase: MTKDLIYIIPKENHTELGLKSILETHPEIKFISLVGIDLAGNDTDEKIPVKLFLEDIDTFLNGAAVQTDGSSVVLPGIASLNNAKIDMLADLDVNWFVDYNFEHIDVETGRPVGTLRIPCFLYHDGRPVDSRYILKNSINHFKTTLLDLFKNFPQSLSTFGINYDDIEDVIPTSATELEFWVKTPNDKADVEELSTSQVLQEQYWTRTRGNVRTAMEQSLMLMESYGLEPEMGHKEVGGVRAKMEESGRLTHIMEQLEIDWKYSTSLQAADNELLVKNIVKEAFRSNGLDVTFLAKPIEGVAGSGEHTHIGMALKLKNGKRINLFTATKKHFMSTLGYASVMGILKNYEVINPFVSPTNDSLRRLKPGFEAPICIVTSLGHTVEVPSRNRTILIGLIRDTQNPFATRFELRAPNPHSNTYLVISTLYMAMLDGIKYAITNNRTEDELLAELSKKPGEAAVYLEKDRAYRTEEDVFEDFTEEERIAYFGKAPATVYENLTAFDKYPEKLEIFKDGDVFEERLINGFRLATTKRWLTEINNRIIANYSDEIRSFKLLHSIEKALDLDVSNWMAINELRYYIMKDSYARKSLFTRIKEASESLNYEEVSNLQIELDDSMKKLRELYTAYKKNLLDI; this comes from the coding sequence ATGACAAAGGATTTAATCTATATTATTCCCAAAGAAAACCACACGGAATTGGGTTTGAAAAGTATTCTTGAAACTCATCCAGAAATTAAGTTTATCTCATTAGTAGGTATTGACCTAGCAGGAAATGACACAGACGAAAAAATACCTGTAAAGCTATTCCTCGAAGATATTGACACATTTCTAAATGGAGCTGCAGTTCAAACAGACGGTTCTTCTGTTGTACTCCCTGGTATCGCATCCCTGAATAATGCAAAAATTGATATGTTAGCTGACTTAGATGTTAATTGGTTTGTAGACTACAATTTTGAACACATAGATGTAGAAACAGGACGACCTGTCGGAACTCTTAGAATACCATGCTTCCTGTATCACGATGGAAGACCAGTTGACTCAAGATATATATTAAAGAACTCCATTAATCACTTCAAAACTACTCTTCTTGACCTATTCAAGAACTTCCCACAATCGCTATCCACTTTTGGCATCAACTATGATGATATAGAAGATGTTATACCAACCTCAGCTACAGAATTAGAATTCTGGGTAAAAACTCCAAATGATAAAGCAGATGTAGAGGAACTTTCAACTTCTCAAGTATTACAAGAGCAATATTGGACCAGAACAAGAGGTAATGTTAGAACTGCTATGGAGCAAAGTCTTATGCTTATGGAAAGCTATGGCTTAGAACCAGAAATGGGACATAAAGAGGTTGGTGGAGTAAGAGCTAAGATGGAGGAGTCAGGAAGACTTACTCACATAATGGAGCAACTTGAAATAGATTGGAAATACTCAACTTCCCTTCAAGCTGCAGATAATGAGCTTTTAGTTAAGAACATTGTGAAAGAAGCCTTTAGAAGTAATGGACTAGATGTTACCTTCCTTGCAAAGCCTATAGAAGGAGTTGCAGGAAGTGGGGAACATACTCATATAGGTATGGCATTAAAGCTTAAAAACGGAAAGAGAATAAATCTGTTCACAGCTACAAAGAAGCACTTTATGAGTACTTTAGGATATGCATCTGTAATGGGAATATTAAAAAATTACGAAGTAATAAATCCATTTGTATCTCCTACTAATGATTCACTAAGAAGATTAAAGCCAGGCTTTGAAGCACCAATATGTATAGTTACTTCTTTAGGTCATACAGTGGAAGTTCCATCAAGAAACAGAACTATACTTATAGGACTAATACGTGATACACAAAATCCATTTGCTACTAGATTTGAACTTAGAGCTCCAAATCCTCATTCTAATACTTACCTTGTTATATCTACTTTATATATGGCTATGCTTGATGGTATAAAGTATGCAATTACTAACAATAGAACTGAGGATGAACTTCTTGCTGAGCTTTCTAAGAAACCAGGGGAAGCTGCAGTTTATTTAGAGAAGGATAGAGCTTATAGAACAGAAGAAGATGTATTTGAAGACTTTACAGAGGAAGAAAGAATAGCTTATTTTGGAAAAGCTCCTGCTACAGTTTATGAAAATCTTACTGCTTTTGATAAATATCCTGAAAAGCTAGAGATATTCAAAGATGGTGATGTATTTGAAGAAAGACTCATAAACGGTTTTAGATTAGCTACAACTAAGAGATGGCTAACTGAAATAAACAATAGAATCATTGCAAACTACAGTGATGAAATAAGAAGCTTTAAGTTGCTTCATTCTATTGAAAAGGCATTAGATTTGGATGTTTCCAATTGGATGGCTATAAATGAGCTTAGATATTATATAATGAAAGACAGCTATGCAAGAAAGAGCTTATTTACAAGAATAAAAGAAGCTTCAGAAAGCTTAAATTATGAAGAAGTTTCAAATCTTCAAATAGAACTTGATGACAGCATGAAAAAATTAAGAGAGCTTTATACAGCTTATAAGAAAAATTTACTTGATATTTAA